A stretch of DNA from Cellulomonas fengjieae:
TCATCGCGGCCACCGGGTACCGCCGCGGGCTCGAGGCGCTGGTGGGGGACCTGGGCGTGCTCGACGACCGCGGACTCCCGCGCGTGCACGGCCCGCGCACGTCGCACGACGCCCCGGGGCTCTACTTCACCGGCTACACCAACCCGATCAGCGGCATGTTCCGCGAGCTGCGGATCGACGCCGGGCGGATCGCGCGGGCGGTCGCTCGCCGCTGAGCGTGGCGCCTCACGGCACGACGGTGAACGTCAGGTGCGTCGCCTCGTCGGTCGCGACGACGTCCGTGCTCGGCGGCCCAATGACGGCGGTCGGCGTCCGACGTGCTGGGGCGTTCAGGCCTCGTCGGGGAAGAACCGCATCAGGTCGTAGTTGGCGACCAGGCGCGCGAAGCCCAGGGGAGTCTGACCCGACGCGTTCTGCGCCTCCTTGTCCGCACCCGCCTCGAGCAGCACCCGGACCACCTCGCCGTCGGAGTCCCGGACCTTGCCCAGCGCGACCAGGAGGGGGGTCGCACCGAACCTGTTGCGCGCCTCGAGGTCCGCGCCCGCCTGCAGCAGCAGGCGGGCGACGTCGGCGTGCAGGGACTGCGCGGCGAAGTGCAGGGGAGTGAACCCCGCCTGGTCGGCGAGGTCGGGGTCCTCTCCCTGCGCGAGCAGGCGCTCCACTGCGGCCGTGTCCCCGTCGAGCGCGGCGTAGTGCAGCTCCGATCGTCCCGCGCGGTCGGTCACCGGGTCTCCTCAGGGCATCTCGTAGCGGTGCGACCAGTTGTTCTCCGGCCGCTCGATCTGGAACAGGTTGGGGTCGTTGACGTAGTCGTTGAGCTGGTCACGCGACCACCCCTGCTCGATGGACTTGTCGCGCACGCGCCACCACTCGTTGCCATAAGTGTGACCGAAGTGGAAGGGCCCCTCGATCGGCTGCTGGTCGTTCTCGTCGATCAGACGGCCCTTCCCGTCGCGCGGTGCCCGCTCCAGCACCTCGTCGCGCACCCACTGCCGGATGTACGGGCGCGACACCTGGGGCGCCGGACCCGTCTCGGGGTCGACGATGAACCGCCCGCGGTCGTCGATGGCGCGGCCGGACGCGTTGCGGCGGACGGTGCCGTCCTCGGCGCCGGTCTGCGGCGGCTGGCCCGCGGCGCCGGGCGCACCGGGCACGGAGGCCGTGGGGACGAAGGAGGTCGACAGGTCGACCGGCGTCGTCATGTCCGCAGCGGTGTCACCCGCGGCAGCACGGCACATGAGCAGGCTGACCTCGCACAGGCGTGCGGCGTCCACCGGCAGGACGCCCACCGGGTTGGCGATCTCCGGCCGCGTGGTCAGCGACTCCGAGTGGTCCGGCTCGTTCGCCCAGTTCGAGCTGGGCAGTGCCGCGAGGATGCCCTGGAGCGCGGCGTTCATCTCGGCGAGGGCGCGCACCATGTCGTCGATGGCCCGGCCGATCTGGCTGATGGCCTGGTTCATCTGGCTGAGGCCCTGGTTCGCCTGGCTGAGCCCGCTGTTCATCTGGCTCAGGCCCTGGTTCGCCTGGCTGAGCCCGCTGTTCATCTGGCTCAGGCCCTGGTTCGCCTGGGTGAGCCCGCTGTTCATCTGGCCGAGACCCTGGTTCATCTGGCCGAGACCCTGGTTCGCCTGGCCCAGACCCTGGTTGGCCCCCGCGATGCCCGTGTTCATCTGGCCGATGCCGGCGTTCATGTCCGTCAGCGCGGTGGTGGTCTGGGTCAGACCCTGCAGGGCGGGACCCATGTTGATCTCGGGAGCGAAGCTGCCCAGACCTGAGAAGTCGAACTCGGGGACCGACGGCGCGGTGAACCCGGGTGACCGTCCCGGGGACGGTCCCTCCTGAGGGCTCCTGCCCGGTCCGGTCGCGGGTGTGACGGAAGGTGCCTGGGGTGCCGTGGTGGTCGGCGTCTCCTGGGAGTGCTGGTAGATCGCCACCCCCGCGACGACGACCACGACGACGACCACCACGACCGCCACGACGACGGCGGCCGTGGTCACGGCGGCCGCGGCCGCGAGGACGGCGCTGGCCTGCGCGACGCCCTGCGAGATGGCGGCGACGGCCGCGAAGCCGGGGACGAACTGACCGGTCGGGTCGCTGTTGCCGACCGGGTTCCCGGCTGCGTAGGCGTACCGGTTCGCCTGGTCGAGCGGCACCTGCGCGGCGTCCCGCGTGACGAACGACCCGGTCGTCGGGTCGTACCACCGGGACTGCATGTGCACGAGGCCCGACTGCGCCGTCCACTGACCCTGGTAGCCCAGACCGCCCGCGGCACGCTCACCGGTGGGCAGCCCCCACGGGGTGTACCCGGTGGACTGGTTCAGCACGCCACCGTCCCCGAGGGTCGCGACGACGTCACCGTGCCCGTTCTGGACGGTCGGGCGACCGTCCACGGCCAGCAGCGCGCCGCCGACCCGGCCGTAGCGGTGCTCGCCCGCCGTGGAGGGCTCCTTGGCGAGCCCGGCGTACTGGAACGCCTGCGTGCCCGCCGTGGCGATCCGACCGAGGGCGTCGTAGGAGTACTGCGTCGTGGCGTCCGACGTGAGCTGGCCGAACGCGTCGAACGTCGACCGGGTCGTCTCGCCCTCGGTGGTCACCGCGCTGCGCGTGCCGCGAGGACTCCACTCGAAGGTGGACGCACCGTCGGCTAGCAGCCGGTTGCGCTCGTCGTACGTGGACGTCACGCCGTCGCGGGCCACCACGTTGCCCGCGCGGTCCAGCGTCTGCGTGTGCTGGGTCCCGTCCGGGTCGACCCAGCCGGTCAGCTGGGAGGCGGCGTCGTAGGCGTACGTGGTCGTGCCGGCGTCCGCGGTCGTGGCCGGGCCCACCGTCTTCGTCGCGAGCCTGCCCGCGGCGTCGTAGGTGCCCGACCAGGCGTAGGTGGAGCCGACCGTGTCCGACGTGAGGCGGCCCGCCGCGTCGTAGGAGAACGAGCGGGACGTGCCGTCGGCGTACGTCTCGCTGAGCGGCAGCCCGGCGGACGTGTACGCGTACGTGCGGCGCAGACCGTCGACCGTCGCGGAGCTGAGTCGCCCGGCGCGCGTCCAGGTCGCGGA
This window harbors:
- a CDS encoding ankyrin repeat domain-containing protein, whose product is MTDRAGRSELHYAALDGDTAAVERLLAQGEDPDLADQAGFTPLHFAAQSLHADVARLLLQAGADLEARNRFGATPLLVALGKVRDSDGEVVRVLLEAGADKEAQNASGQTPLGFARLVANYDLMRFFPDEA